From Daucus carota subsp. sativus chromosome 6, DH1 v3.0, whole genome shotgun sequence, the proteins below share one genomic window:
- the LOC108225196 gene encoding G2/mitotic-specific cyclin-2 isoform X2, giving the protein MAGSDENCVDGVQPSNTQGILRGGSGKFATGIGHTRRALSTINRNVVGAAPYPCAVSKRSVLSEHAIPNKHPPIPVHRPVTRKLAAAQSSCKQQQQPVVQETRPSLLIVPTPSEPKDCSIIDVDEYNLHDDYPVPMYVQHTEAMLEEIDRMDAEIEMEDVGEEEQVLDIDGVDKNNTLAVVDYVNDLYAHYRRVESSSCVPPNYMIHQADINERMRGILIDWLIEVHYKFELMEETLYLTVNLIDRFIAVHPIVRKKLQLVGITAMLLACKYEEVSVPVVDDLITISDKAYTRYEVLDMEKLMVNKLQFNLSVPTPYVFLKRFLKAAQGDNKLELVAFFITELSLVEYEMLKYPPSLLAAAAVFTAQCTLGRARQWSRTCEMHTSYHECELLECSKLMVTYHQNAATGKLTGVHRKYSTSKYGYAARLEPAYFLLDGRF; this is encoded by the exons ATGGCTGGATCAGATGAAAATTGTGTTGATGGAGTACAGCCCTCAAACACTCAAG GGATTTTAAGGGGTGGTAGTGGGAAATTTGCAACAGGAATTGGGCACACTAGGAGGGCATTGAGTACCATTAATCGGAATGTAGTCGGAGCTGCACCATATCCATGTGCAGTTAGCAAGAGAAGTGTATTATCTGA ACATGCCATTCCTAATAAGCATCCACCGATTCCGGTCCATAGACCAGTGACAAG GAAGCTTGCAGCTGCGCAATCGTCATGCAAGCAACAGCAGCAACCAGTAGTGCAG GAAACAAGGCCATCACTACTAATAGTCCCGACACCAAGTGAACCTAAAGATTGTTCTATAATCGATGTCGATGAATACAATTTGCATGATGATTATCCTGTGCCCATGTATGTCCAACATACAGAGGCTATGTTGGAGGAAATTGACAGAATG GATGCTGAAATTGAAATGGAAGATGTTGGGGAGGAGGAACAGGTGTTGGACATTGATGGTGTAGACAAGAACAACACACTTGCCGTTGTTGACTATGTCAATGATCTTTATGCTCACTACCGGAGGGTAGAG AGTTCTAGTTGTGTTCCTCCTAATTATATGATTCATCAAGCTGACATAAATGAAAGGATGAGAGGGATTCTGATTGATTGGCTGATTGAG GTACATTACAAGTTCGAACTAATGGAGGAGACGTTGTATCTTACTGTTAATCTAATAGACAGATTCATAGCCGTTCACCCTATAGTACGGAAAAAGCTACAGCTTGTTGGGATTACTGCCATGCTACTTGCTTGCAAATATGAAGAAGTGTCTGTTCCTGTTGTGGATGATCTCATAACGATATCTGACAAGGCTTACACTAGATATGAGGTTCTTGATATG GAGAAATTAATGGTTAACAAGCTTCAGTTTAACCTATCAGTTCCTACTCCGTATGTGTTTCTAAAGCGGTTTCTTAAAGCTGCTCAGGGTGATAATAAG CTGGAGCTTGTAGCGTTCTTTATAACAGAGCTTTCGTTGGTGGAATATGAGATGCTGAAGTATCCACCCTCCCTGTTAGCAGCTGCTGCTGTCTTCACGGCTCAATGTACGCTTGGCAGGGCAAGGCAGTGGAGTAGGACTTGTGAAATGCATACCAGTTACCATGAATGTGAACTACT GGAATGTTCGAAGCTGATGGTTACTTATCATCAGAATGCAGCCACTGGAAAGCTCACAGGCGTGCACCGAAAGTACAGTACGTCTAAATATGGCTATGCTGCTCGATTAGAACCTGCTTACTTCCTGTTAGATGGTAGATTTTAA
- the LOC108224481 gene encoding uncharacterized protein LOC108224481 produces the protein MSRLIYILCLSILISAASIHCVDDKCAACNAVAMELESGLVNERPRNHLDMRHRLDSKGQRKGKVIDYRVSELRVVELLDGLCDKMQDYTLEKVNSTTQVWIKVANWDVLTTNKQEARAYSKDISSYCGRLLEETEDEFAELIKKGSVQVGDVRKVLCQDLSRHCNQESSTEEDNDDHEEL, from the exons ATGTCGCGATTAATCTATATACTCTGTCTATCTATTTTAATTTCTGCAGCTTCTATTCACTGCGTCGACGACAAATGCGCAGCTTGCAATGCCGTTGCT ATGGAGCTGGAAAGCGGGCTTGTAAAT GAACGACCGAGAAATCATTTGGACATGAGACACCGGTTGGACTCCAAAGGTCAGCGGAAAGGAAAGGTAATAGACTACAG AGTGAGTGAATTGAGAGTCGTCGAACTTCTTGATGGGCTTTGCGACAAGATGCAAGATTACACACTTGAGAAG GTAAATTCAACTACACAAGTTTGGATCAAGGTGGCGAACTGGGATGTTCTCACTACTA ATAAACAAGAAGCTCGAGCATACTCAAAGGATATATCATCTTATTGCGGTCG GTTACTTGAGGAAACTGAAGATGAG TTTGCAGAGTTGATCAAAAAAGGATCTGTTCAGGTAGGAGATGTAAGGAAGGTTCTATGTCAAGATCTCAGTAGACACTGTAACCAAGAGAG TTCCACTGAAGAAGATaatgatgatcatgaagaattaTAA
- the LOC108225196 gene encoding G2/mitotic-specific cyclin-2 isoform X1, whose protein sequence is MAGSDENCVDGVQPSNTQGILRGGSGKFATGIGHTRRALSTINRNVVGAAPYPCAVSKRSVLSERHAIPNKHPPIPVHRPVTRKLAAAQSSCKQQQQPVVQETRPSLLIVPTPSEPKDCSIIDVDEYNLHDDYPVPMYVQHTEAMLEEIDRMDAEIEMEDVGEEEQVLDIDGVDKNNTLAVVDYVNDLYAHYRRVESSSCVPPNYMIHQADINERMRGILIDWLIEVHYKFELMEETLYLTVNLIDRFIAVHPIVRKKLQLVGITAMLLACKYEEVSVPVVDDLITISDKAYTRYEVLDMEKLMVNKLQFNLSVPTPYVFLKRFLKAAQGDNKLELVAFFITELSLVEYEMLKYPPSLLAAAAVFTAQCTLGRARQWSRTCEMHTSYHECELLECSKLMVTYHQNAATGKLTGVHRKYSTSKYGYAARLEPAYFLLDGRF, encoded by the exons ATGGCTGGATCAGATGAAAATTGTGTTGATGGAGTACAGCCCTCAAACACTCAAG GGATTTTAAGGGGTGGTAGTGGGAAATTTGCAACAGGAATTGGGCACACTAGGAGGGCATTGAGTACCATTAATCGGAATGTAGTCGGAGCTGCACCATATCCATGTGCAGTTAGCAAGAGAAGTGTATTATCTGA AAGACATGCCATTCCTAATAAGCATCCACCGATTCCGGTCCATAGACCAGTGACAAG GAAGCTTGCAGCTGCGCAATCGTCATGCAAGCAACAGCAGCAACCAGTAGTGCAG GAAACAAGGCCATCACTACTAATAGTCCCGACACCAAGTGAACCTAAAGATTGTTCTATAATCGATGTCGATGAATACAATTTGCATGATGATTATCCTGTGCCCATGTATGTCCAACATACAGAGGCTATGTTGGAGGAAATTGACAGAATG GATGCTGAAATTGAAATGGAAGATGTTGGGGAGGAGGAACAGGTGTTGGACATTGATGGTGTAGACAAGAACAACACACTTGCCGTTGTTGACTATGTCAATGATCTTTATGCTCACTACCGGAGGGTAGAG AGTTCTAGTTGTGTTCCTCCTAATTATATGATTCATCAAGCTGACATAAATGAAAGGATGAGAGGGATTCTGATTGATTGGCTGATTGAG GTACATTACAAGTTCGAACTAATGGAGGAGACGTTGTATCTTACTGTTAATCTAATAGACAGATTCATAGCCGTTCACCCTATAGTACGGAAAAAGCTACAGCTTGTTGGGATTACTGCCATGCTACTTGCTTGCAAATATGAAGAAGTGTCTGTTCCTGTTGTGGATGATCTCATAACGATATCTGACAAGGCTTACACTAGATATGAGGTTCTTGATATG GAGAAATTAATGGTTAACAAGCTTCAGTTTAACCTATCAGTTCCTACTCCGTATGTGTTTCTAAAGCGGTTTCTTAAAGCTGCTCAGGGTGATAATAAG CTGGAGCTTGTAGCGTTCTTTATAACAGAGCTTTCGTTGGTGGAATATGAGATGCTGAAGTATCCACCCTCCCTGTTAGCAGCTGCTGCTGTCTTCACGGCTCAATGTACGCTTGGCAGGGCAAGGCAGTGGAGTAGGACTTGTGAAATGCATACCAGTTACCATGAATGTGAACTACT GGAATGTTCGAAGCTGATGGTTACTTATCATCAGAATGCAGCCACTGGAAAGCTCACAGGCGTGCACCGAAAGTACAGTACGTCTAAATATGGCTATGCTGCTCGATTAGAACCTGCTTACTTCCTGTTAGATGGTAGATTTTAA